The nucleotide window ACGAGCAGAGCTCGAAGCGCAGCGACTCGTCGTCGCGCATGATCTGGGCGACCTCGGCGATCCGCTCCGGCGCGATGTGCAGGGTCAGCTCACCCCGGTCGACCACGACCTTCTCGATCGCGTCGGCGAAGGCGGGGTACGCCTCCTCGAGTGCGTCGTGCACCTCGTCGAAGTAGCCGCCGTACGGCCGCGAGCTGCCCGCGACGGCCGGGTGCGGGCGGGCCAGGCCGCCGAAGCCGGACACGTCGCCGGTGCCCTCGATGCCGAACATGCCCTTCTGCGGGTTGTCCGGAATCTCCGCCGGCGAACCCAGCTGAGCGCCCTCAGGATTGTGCGAGATGCTCACTTGCCACCCTCCCGAAGGTGCGGCTGCAGCTTCATCCAGTTCTCGATGCGGAGCTGCTCCTCGCGGCCCTCCTTGACGGCCTGCGTCCACTCGGCCCGGCGGACCTTGTCCGCGCGGTACGAGGACGGCATCGCGCCGGGCGCGACGATCGGCAGCTTGCCCTCGGCCCGGCGGGCCTCGAGCATCTTGCGGCCGTTCGGGCCGAGCGGCGCGGCCATGACCTTCTCGCGCATCTTGAGGATCGCGTCGATCAGCATCTCGGGCCGCGGCGGGCAGCCCGGCAGGTAGATGTCGACCGGCACGATGTGGTCGACGCCCTGCACGATCGCGTAGTTGTTGAACATGCCGCCCGACGAGGCGCAGACGCCCATCGAGATGACCGAACGCGGCTCGGGCATCTGGTCGTAGATCTGCCGCACGACCGGCGCCATCTTCTGGCTCACCCGGCCGGCGACGATCATCAGGTCGGCCTGGCGGGGCGAGGCCCGGAAGACCTCCATGCCCCAGCGGCCGAGGTCATAGTGCGGACCGCCGGAGGCCATCATCTCGATGGCGCAGCAGGCGAGCCCGAAGGTGGCGCCCCAGAACGACGACTTGCGGGCCCAGTTGGAGAGCTTCTCTACAGACGTCAGCAGAACGCCGGCCGGCAGCTTTTCTTCGATTCCCATAGCCGCCCCCTCTCAGTCCCAGTTGAGTCCGCCGCGCCGCCACACGTAGGTGTAGGCGATGAAGACGGTGACGATGAAGAGGACCATCTCGACGAAGCCGAACAGGCCGAGCGCCTCGAAGGACACCGCCCACGGGTACAGGAAGATGGTCTCGATGTCGAAGATGATGAAGAGCATCGCGGTCAGGTAGAACTTGACCGGGAAGCGGCCGCCACCGATCGGCTGGGGTGCCGGCTCGATGCCGCACTCGTAGGCCTCGAGCTTGGCGCGGTTGTACCGCTTGGGGCCCACGATGGGCGCGATCGACACCGAGAACAATGCAAAGAGCGCACCGAGGATCAGCAGACCGACGATCGGTACGTAAGGATTGAGCGTCATGCCGTCTCCTGCTCGACTGTTAGCCGCTTCACACTATTAATCCGGTTTTGCAAGGCCCCGACCGGGGTGGGCTGGTTTTCATACCGCAGGTGCGACCTTCGTCAAACCGTTGATGATTCGGTCCATGGCGTCTCCATCCCGTGGATCCGTCAGGTTGGCCAGGAGCTTGAGCACGAAGCGCATCAGCGTCGGGTGCGGCATGCCGTGCCGGGTGGCGATCCGCATGATCTGCGGATTGCCGATGAGCTTCACGAACACGCCACCGAGCCGGTAGTACCCACCGAATCGATTCTTCAACTCCGCCGGGTACGCGCTCAGCGCGCGCTCGCGGTCGGCCCCGGCGGGCCGGGCGAGCGCCTGTACGGCCACCTCAGCGGCCAGTTCGCCCGACTCCATCGCGTACGCGATGCCCTCGCCGTTCATCGGGTTGACCATGCCGCCGGAGTCGCCGACGAGCATCATGCCCCGTGTGTAGTGCGGAACCCGGTTGAAGCCCATCGGCAGCGCGGCGCCGAGGATCGGGCCGTCCGCATTGTCCTCGCCGCGCATGCCCCAGTCGGCCGGCGTCGTGTTGAGCCAGTCGGTGAGCATCGCGCGGTAATTGGTCTTACCGAAGGCGCTCGACGAGTTGAGGATGCCGAGGCCGACGTTCACCCGGCCGTCGCCGAGGCCGAAGATCCAGCCGTACCCGGGCAGCAGCCGGTCGCGGTCCTGCGCGCTGCGCAGCTCCAGCCAGGACTCCAGGTAGTCGTCGTCGGTGCGCGACGGCGAGTGATAGTAGCGCCGGACGGCGACGCCGATCGGCCGGTCGTCGCGCTTGGCGAGCCCCATGGCGAGCGGCAGCTTGCCGGACACGCCGTCCGCCGCGACGATCAGCGGCGCGCGATACTGGGTGGGTTCCTTACCGGGGCCGACCTTGGCCTCCACCCCGATCGCGTAGCCGTCCGCGTCGAGCACGGGACCGGTCACGTTGACCCCGGTCCGCAGCAGCGCGCCGGCTTCCACCGCGCGCTTGGCAAGCAGGTCGTCGAAGTCGAGGCGGGTGCGCACCAGACCGTAGTCGGGGAAGCTGGCCAGCTCGGGCCAGTCCAGTTCGAGACGCACGCCGCCGCCGATGACCCGCAGCCCACGATTGTGGAGCCAGCCGGCCTTCTCGGAGGTGTCCACACCCATCCGGATGAGCTGCCGGGTCGCACGTGGAGTGAGGCCGTCACCGCAGACCTTCTCGCGCGGGAACTCGGTCTTCTCCAGCAGCAGAACCCGCAGGCCGTGCCGCGCCATGTGGTACGCCGCGGCTGAGCCGCCCGGCCCTGCCCCGACCACGATCACGTCGGCCTCGTCGGCGACGTTTCCTCCTGTGTAAGCGAGGTCGTTCACGGCTCACCTCCGTCAAGCGCAGGCTCGTGAAACAGTTCACAAGCTAGCCCAGTCCGGAGTCTAAGACGGCCATTGAAGCGAATAGGGGTTAGGCAACCCTAACTGTTTCCGGGCGGTGAAACACCCGCTCCGTGGCCGTTCCTGCTCTTCCGGATCACCCGCTCCGCGGCCTCGCGGGCGGCTCCGTCCAAGTGCTCCGAAAATGTACCGCCCAACGCGACGTCAAGCCGGACGATCAGCTCATCCACCAGCCGTTGTGCCTGTTCCGGATCCACGAAGGCCACCGTCCGGATACGATGCGCCAGCTCCTGCGCACGGCGTTCGCCCTGGTCCCGGTCGTCGATCGGAACGTCGATATCGGAGTCGTCGATGTCAGAGTCGTCGACAAGACAGTCGATTGTCGTCATACGTCCGAGCTAAACAGTCTGCACCGGAGAGAATCGGGCAAACTCCTTTTTTCAGCTCTTCGTGGCCCGGTGCAGGGCGACGATGCCGCCGGTCAGGTTGCGCCAGCCGACCCGCGACCACGGGCCCGCCGCGGCGATGCGGTCGGCCAGCCCCCGCTGGTCCGGCCAGGCGCGGATCGACTCGGCGAGATAGACGTACGCCTCGGGGTTGCTCGAGACGCCGCGCGCCACCGCCGGCAGGCTGCGCATCAGATAGGACAGGTAGACCTTCCGGAACGCCGCGGCGGTCGGGTGGCTGAACTCGCACACCACCAGGCGCCCGCCCGGCCGGGTCACCCGGGCGAGCTCGCGCAGCGCCGCGGGGGTGTCGACGACGTTGCGCAGGGCGAAGGAGATCGTCACCGCGTCGAACGTCTCGTCGGGGAACGGCAGCCTGAGCGCGTCGCCGGCGACCAGCGGCACGTCCCGGCCGCTGCGCCGGCCCGCCCGGAGCATCCCGGTCGACAGGTCCGCGCCGACCGCGAAGGCGCCCGAGCGGCGCAGCTCCTCGGTCGACACCCCGGTGCCCGCGCCGACGTCGAGGACCCGCTCGCCCGGCCGCAGCGCCAGCGCCGCCCGGGTGGCCCGGCGCCAGCCGCGGTCCTGCCCGAAGGAGAGCACCGTGTTGGTCAGGTCGTACCGCTCGGCCACGCCGTCGAACATCTCGGCGACCTCGTGCGGTTGCTTGTCCAGGTCTGCGCGCGTCACGGCTGCCTACTCTGCCCCATCCGGGCGCCCGGCCCGCCACCCGGTACCGGATTGCGGCCGGTCACACACGCAGAGCGGGCGGGATGGTCACCCATCCCGCCCGCGCCTTGGTGCGTTATATATACGACCGCCATCGGTCGGGTCCGACCCCGCCGCCGACGGTCATGAGTCGTGGCGACGCTTCAGAGTTGCGGTGTTACGCAGGCAACGTAACAGCGCAAACACGCCTGGCCAGGGACACGCGCAGCTCGTTACCGAGGAGCAATCCTCACCTGCACGCTCCGCTGAGCCTCACCTGACCGATCGGCCGATCCGGACGGTCGTACGGCCCATCGACACCCCTCAGTTCCGGGAGGTACGGGCTAGGAGGCGTCCACGAGCGGAAGCTGGGTGCGCGTGGCGCCGCCGCCGGGCAGCGCGATCGACGAGAAGTGCGAGACCACGCGCTCATCCGTCGGGTCGTCGGCCTCGGTCGCGTGCACCGCGAGGTGCCGGTAGAGGGTGTCGCGCTGCGCCGGGATGCGGCCCGCCGTGCGGATCATCCAGATCAGCTCGTGCAGGTTCGACCGGTGCCGCGCGCCCGCGGAGGAGATCACGTTCTCCTCGAGCATGATCGAGCCGAGGTCGTCGACACCAAGGTGCAGGGCGAGCTGGCCGACGTCCTTGCCGGTGGTCAGCCACGACGCCTGAAGGTGCGCGACGTTGTCGAAGAACAGCCGGGAGACCGCGATGAAGCGCAGGTATTCCAGGGTCGTCGCCTGGGTGCGGCCCTTGAGGTGGTTGTTCTCCGGCTGGTAGGTCCACGGGATGAACGCCCGGAAGCCGCCGACGCTGCCCTCGGCCTCGACGGCCGAGTCGACGTAGCCGTTCGCCACGGCCAGATCCTGCACCTCGCGGATCATCCGGATGTGCTCGATGCGCTCGGCGTTGGTCTCGCCGGTGCCCATCATCATGGTGGCGGTGGAGCTCAGGCCGTTGCGGTGCGCGACGGCCATGACCTCGAGCCAGCGCGCGCCCGACTCCTTGAGCGGGGCGATCGCCTTGCGCGGCCGGTCCGGCAGCATCTCGGCGCCCGCGCCGGCGATGGAGTCGAGGCCGGCCGCCTTGATCCGGAGGACCGCCTCCTCGATCGAGACGCCGGAGACCTTCGCCATGTGCAGGATCTCGCTCGGGCCGATCGAGTGGATCATCAGCTGCGGGTAGGCCTGCTTGACCGAGGAGAAGAGGTTCTCGTAGTACTCCACGCCGTAGTCGGGGTGGTGACCGCCCTGGAGCATCACCTGCGTCGCGCCGAGATCGACCGCCTCGGCGCAGCGGTGCAGGATCTCCTCCATCGGGTGCGACCAGCCCTCGGCGTGCTTCGGCGCCCGGTAGAAGGCGCAGAACTTGCAGGCCGTGACGCACACGTTCGTGTAGTTGATGTTGCGGTCGATCAGGTAGGTGACGATCCCGTCCGGGTGACGCCGGCGCCGGACCGCGTCCGCCGCCTCGCCGAGGGCGTGGAAGGGCGCGTCGGTGTAGAGCAGCAGCGCCTCCTCGGGCGTGATCCGCCCGCCGTCGGCACCGCGCTGCAGGATGCTGTCGATCTCCTGATTCGCCGTCACGCCCCGAAGCCTACGTGCCACCTGGTCCGGGCGTCAGCGGCGCGGGTCACTGGTCCCGCCCCAGGCGCCACATCGTTAACCTCGACAGGTCGATCGGAAATCGGAGTGCCAGTGCTCGTAGTGCATGGCGTGTGGATCGCCGGTGAGGCCGCGCCCGGGCGGCTCGCCCTCTGGGCCGAGGATCCCGCGCTCCCGCTGACCACCTCCTCGCGGGCCCGTCGCCGCCCGCACCCCTTCGCCGTGCCGGCCGAGGCGCTGATCGCCGCCCTGACCGGCTCGTCGGACGAGCTTCGCGACGCCCTGGCCAAGGCGGCCGGCGCCGCGGTGACCCTGCACCTGCCGGGCACCGCGAAGGGCCCGCTCCCGTCGCCGGAGACGGGCAGCGAGGTGCCGGGCCGGGGCGCCCGGCTCGGCACCTGGGAGACGCCGGCGCTGGTCCTGCCCGCCGAGAGCGCGCTGGCGGCGCTGGGCGCGCTCGCCGAGCCGGATCCGGAGGGTCCGTGGAGCGCGGCGGCGTCGCTGCGCTACCTGTGCGTGCTGGCCGGGCACGCCTGCGACCTCGCCCGCCGCGGGCGGATGCTGCCCCAGCTGGTGACGGAGTCTGGCGTACCGGCCGCGCGCTGGCGGCCGGTGCTCACCGGCGCCGACGCCGCGTCCTACCGGGACTTCGCCACCGCGATGCCGCCGGTCTGCCGCGCGGCGTCGACCGGCGGCGCCGCGGACCAGGAGGCATCGGGGGGCGCCGGGGTCGGGCGGACGCTGCGGGACGCGGTCGAGGTGCTCGTCGACGCCGCCGCGCGGGCGCTGCTGCCCGAGCGGCTGATGGTCGGCATGCGGCCCGGCCCGAAGGCTCCCCTGCCCGACCGCTGGATCGCCGCGCTCACCGCCGCCGACCCCGCGCTGCCCCAGTCCCGGCCCGCCGACGTCGCCGCCCTCGCCACGCCGCTGCTCGGCTGGCTGCGGGCGGCGCACGAGGCAAACGGCCCGATCCGGGTCAGCTTCCGGCTGGCCGAGCCGCCGGTCGGCGAGGACGACTGGGCGCTGGACTTCGCCCTCCAGTCCGCCGACGACCCCAGCCTCTACCTGCCCGCCGCCGACCTCTGGTCCGGCACCCGGATGCCCGGCCTGCCGGCCAGGCCCGACGAGACCCTGCTCGCCGGGCTGGGCCGCGCGGTCCGGTTGTTCCCCGCGCTGCACGAGGCCCTGTTGCAGGCGCAGCCCGAGGGGATGTCGCTGAGCACGGGCGAGGCGCACGAGTTCCTCCGCACCTCCGCTCCCCTGTTGCAGGCGGCCGGCTTCGGGGTCCAGCTGCCGGCCTGGGCGGGGCGCAAGGCGGTCGGGCTGAAGCTGACCACCCGGACCCGCGCCAAGACCCCGTCCGGCAAGGCCGCCGCCGACTCCGGATTCGGCCTCGACCAGCTCGTCGACTTCCGCATCGACCTGGTGATCGGCGAGGGCACGGTCAGCGCCGAGGAGCTGGCCGAGCTGGCCCGCCTCAAGGTGCCGCTGGTCCGGGTGCGCGGCCAATGGGTCGAGCTGGACGACCGCCAGCTCAAGGCCGCGCTGAAGGCCGTCGGCCGGCGCCGCGAGGGCGAGCTCACCGCGGCCGAGGTGCTCCAGCAGGTGGTCGACGGCGGCGAGGAGGACCTGCCGCTCGTCGAGGTGGACGCGGACGGCGCGCTCGGCGACCTGATCTCGGGCCAGGCAGCGGAGCGGCTGACGCCGGTGCCGACGCCGGCCGGCTTCCAGGGCACGCTGCGGCCGTACCAGGAGCGGGGTCTGTCCTGGCTGCACTTCCTGGCGCGGCTCGGGCTGGGCGGCATCCTGGCCGACGACATGGGCCTCGGCAAGACGGCGCAGACATTGTCGCTGCTGCTCGCCGAGCGCTCGGACCCCGGTGCCGCCGTCGCGCCGACCCTGCTGGTCTGCCCGATGTCGCTGGTCAGCAACTGGCAGAAGGAGGCGGCCCGCTTCGCGCCCGCCCTGCGGGTGCACGTCCATCACGGCGGCGCCCGCAAGCGCGAGGACGACTTCCGCGAAGCGGTCGCCGCCTCCGACCTGGTCATCACCACCTACGGCACGGCGCTGCGCGACCTCGACGCCCTGCGCGAGGTCCATTGGGGACGGATCGCGTGCGACGAGGCGCAGGCGATCAAGAACAGCGGCACCCGGCAGGCGCAGGCCGTCCGGGCCATCCCGGCGCGCACCCGGCTCGCGCTGACCGGCACGCCCGTGGAGAACCACCTCGCCGAGCTGTGGTCCATCATGGAGTTCTGCAATCCGGGCCTGCTCGGGCCGGCGAAGCGGTTCCGGCGCCGGTTCCAGGAGCCGATCGAGGTGCGCGGCGACGCCGACGCGACGGCCGCCCTCAAGCGCGCCACCGGCCCGTTCGTGCTGCGCCGCCTCAAGACCGACAAGTCGATCATCTCGGACCTGCCGGAGAAGAACGAGATGAAGGTCTGGTGCACGCTCACCGCCGAGCAGGCGACGCTCTACCAGGCCGTGGTCGAGGACATGATGGCCGTCATCGACAACAGCGAGGGCATCCAGCGGCGCGGCAACGTGATCGCCGCGATGACCAAGCTCAAGCAGGTCTGCAACCACCCCGCCCACCTGCTCAAGGACGGCTCCCGGCTGCCGGGCCGGTCCGGCAAGCTGGCCCGGCTCGAGGAGCTGACCGAGGAGATCATCGAGGACGGCGACAAGGCGCTGATCTTCACCCAGTACGCGGAGTTCGGCACCATGTTGCAGCCCTACCTGGCGGCACACCTCGACCGGCCGGTGCTGTGGCTCCACGGTGGACTCAACAAGGCCCGGCGCGACGAACTGGTCGACCGCTTCCAGAACGACACCGAGCCGCTGCTCTTCCTGCTGTCCCTCAAGGCGGCCGGCACGGGCCTCAACCTGACGGCCGCCAACCACGTAATCCACGTCGACCGCTGGTGGAACCCCGCGGTCGAGGACCAGGCCACCGACCGCGCGTTCCGCATCGGGCAGTCGCGCAATGTGCAGGTGCGCAAGTTCATCTGCACCGGCACCCTCGAGGAGAAGATCGACGCGATGATCGAGCGCAAGAAGGCGCTGGCGTCCGCGGCCGTCGGCACCGGCGAGGACTGGGTGACCGACCTCGACACCGACCAGCTGCGGGAGCTCTTCTCGCTCGACACCGCGGCGGTGAGCTGACATGCCCGTCGATCCCGATGGCCGCTGGTTCGAGACCAGCGGGCCGATCCGCGTGGACGGGGGCATCGCCGTGCGCGCCAAGCGCGGCAAGATCGGCGAGCAGTGGTGGTCGCGCCGCTTCGTCGACATCCTCGAACGCACCTGCGACGGCGGCCGGCTGGCGCGCGGCCGGGCGTACGCCCGCAAGGGCCAGGTCGTCGACTTCGAGCTGACACCGGGCCGGGTCGCCGGGCGCGTGCAGGGTTCGCGGCCGGAGCCCTACCGGGTCACCATCGGCATTCCGGCGTTCGACGAGCCACAGTGGACGCGGATCCTCGCCGCGCTCGGCTCGCAGGCCCTGTACCGCGCCGCGCTGCTCGCCGGCGACATGCCGCACGAGCTCGTCGACCTCTTCGACGAGCTGGGGCTGCCGCTCTTCCCGGCCAGGCTGGACATGGACTGCTCGTGCCCGGACTGGGGCAAGCCCTGCAAGCACGCCTCCGCCGTGCTGTACGTGCTGGCGGAGGCGTTCGACGACGACCCGTTCCTGGTGCTGGCCTGGCGTGGCCGCGACCGCGCGGAGCTGCTGGCGGCGCTGCGCGGCCTGCCCGAGCCCGTCGAGACCCTCGACCCCCTCTCGGTCGAGGAGGCGCCGCTGGAGTCCCGGCTCGGCGACTTCTACACGCCGGCCATCTCGCTCGGCCGCCTCCGGGAGCGCCCCGGCCGGGTCAGCGTCCCGCCGGAGCTGCTGCTGCGGGTGCTGGACTCACCGCAGGTCCGGGTCCGGCACATCCCGCTTGTCGACGTGCTCCGCCCGGCGTACCGGGACCTCGCCGCCGGGTCGTAAGTGCGCTAACGTCCGTCCACCCGATGCGGAGGTACGGACATGACCAGGCTCGGTGCGGCGGCGGCCCTGGGCGCCGTCCTCGGCGTCCTTCTGATCAGCCCGGTCGCGGCGGCGCCGCCGGCGAGCCACGACGAGACCCTGTTCGTCGAGGAGGACCGCCAGGGCGACCTCGCGCCGGGCGGCCACATCAACCTGGTGATGGCGGCGTCGTACTACCCGTCGACCGTCGCACAGCACCGGACGGTCGTGCTGGAGCTTCCGGGGGGCGTCACGTTCCGCAGCGCGGAGAACGACTACGCCGCCGGCCCGTGCGTGCCGGACGCCTCCAAGAGGGTCGTGACGTGCACTACCCAGGACCCGGTCGACGAGCGGCCGGCGCTCAACGCCACCTGGTTCGTGACCGCGGACCTCGCCGACGACCTGCCGGCCGGCGAGTACATCACCGTCAAGACCACGATCAACACGGAGATCCCGGACCCCGACCTGTCGAACAACGTCGGCACCTGGAAGTTCTTCGTGCCGGGGCCGGGCGACATGTCCGCCGCCATCAGCGCGCCGCCGGGCCCCTGGCCGGTCGGCGCCGAGTTCGACGCGAAGTTCACGGTGCGCAACGACAGCCGCTACGGCTCGCCCGCGCAGCTGTACGTGAGGTACAGCCCGTCCAGCGTCACCCACAGCAGCTGGCCCACCGAGTGCAAGCCGATCCGGGGCACGATGAGCTGCGACTTCGCCATGATCGAGGCCGGCGCGACCGTCGAGTTCACCGCGCACTTCAAGGTCACCAAATACGACGCCGGTGGCCTGGAGATCCTCTCGACCGTCCTCCCGGTGGCGCCGGACACCGACAAGAGCAACAACGACGCGGCCTACCGGGCCGACCTGAAGCCCTCGCCCACGCCGACACCGACCGGCGGCACCGGGGGCGGCGAGCCGTCGCTGCCGATCACCGGCCCGTCGACCACCACGCTCGCGCTCATCGGCCTGGCCCTGCTCGTGACCGGCGCCGGCGCCCGCTTCCTGATCCGCCGGAACGCCTGACGGCAGGAGGCGGCGGGCCCGGTGGCCCGCCGCCTCCTCAGTTCGTTCCGGTCACCTGTGCCACTTCTGGTTCGCCGCGCCGACGCAGTCCCAGAGGTGCGCCTGAAGGCCGGTCGACGACTGCGGCGTCTCGCCCTCCTGGTAGCGGGCGCTGGCCGCGTATCCCGGAACGCGCGGAAAGGGCGCGGGAGCCTGTCCGCTCCCGCGCCCTGACCGTCAGCGTGCCCCTCGGCCGGCTGTCACGCGGCCTTCACGAAGTACTGTGCGGCCGATCCGTTGCAGTCCCAGATCTGCAGTCGCGCGCCGTCCGCTGTCGAGCCTGACGGGGAGTCCAGGCACCTGTTGGAGTTCGGGTTGCGCAACCGGTTGCCCTCCTGGACCCAGTTCTGTGCGCCGCTGCCGTTGCAGTCCCAGAGCTGCACCAACGTGCCGTTGGCCGTACCCGCGCCGTTGACGTCGAGGCACCGGCCCAACGTCCGCAGGGTCTGGCCGTCCCAGCTCCACTGCTGGTCCTTCGAAACAGCAGGCCCTTGGCACGCCCACAGCTGAACGGCCGCGCCATTGGCGCCCGTGTCGTTTCCGGCCACGTCCACGCACTTGCCGCCCGGCCCGTTGATCTGTGTCGCGGGTCCGCCCGTGGAAGGCGGCGGCGTGGTCGTGCCGCCCGAGCCGAACGGGGTCAGGATCAGGCCCGCGGAGCGGGGGTCGCCGTCGTGCACCAGCGACTCGAACGCGCCGACGTCGTCGAAGGCGAACGCGTACGCCTTACCGTCCGCCATGTTCTGGTGGATGATCTTCGCGTACTGGTTCGTCGGGCTGTTCTGGTAGAACTGCGCCGCGTTCGTGCTCGGCTGGGTGTCGATGGTGCCCAGCGTGCCGCGGTTCAGCGCCGCGCAGAGCGTCCGCGAGATCGGGCCGACCACCAGGTCGTTCGGGGCCGGCAGGTCGCCGTCGCAGCCCCAGACGCTCGCCGACGACGGCTTGTTGAACGACGCCACCCGGGTACCGGCGCTGTTCGTGAAGTTCATGACGTTGCCCGACGTGCGGCCGAAGTACTTGGTGTTCGGCTGGTCCCCGAACGGCACGACCGTCAGCGTCTTAGTGGTGTACGCGTTCCACGCCGACGTGATGTACGAGTCCAGGTAGTTGGCGCTGAGCAGCCCCGCGCCCGCGGCCTTGCCCGGCGCCAGGGCACGCAGCACGGTCCCGTCGGAGCGGGTGTAGACCGTGTTGGCCCAGCCCGACTGCGCCTTGATCGCGTTGATCACGTTGTTACGGCCGTTGTTCACGGGCTCGCCGGTCTTCTTCGTCGCGCCGGAGGCGCCCGTGACGGTGACCGCGTGCGGCACGGAGAACATGTCGACCTGCGAGCTGTTGAGCCACAGGCCGGCGTCGTTGTATGTGAACTCGCTCCAGTCGAACAGAATGTTGTAGTTGGCGTCGCCGCTGGCCCACGGCGCCGGCTGGACCAGGCCGTCCGGCGTCAGGAAGAACTTGAGCTTCTCGCCGAGCGAGAAGTAGACGCGGCCGGAGAAGCCACGCGGGAAGTTGACGGTCGTCGCGCCGCCGTTGCCGGGTCCGCCGATCGCCACGTCGGGTGCGGGCGTCGGCGGTAGCCCACCGGCCGGCCAGGGTGTGAAGGTGCCGCCCTGGTTCACGTATCCGAGGCGGTTGGTGTTGAGGTTGATGCCGATGACGTACAGGTAGACGGCGTCGCCTCGGCCGGT belongs to Amorphoplanes digitatis and includes:
- a CDS encoding NADH-quinone oxidoreductase subunit C encodes the protein MSISHNPEGAQLGSPAEIPDNPQKGMFGIEGTGDVSGFGGLARPHPAVAGSSRPYGGYFDEVHDALEEAYPAFADAIEKVVVDRGELTLHIAPERIAEVAQIMRDDESLRFELCSSVSGVDYLASDARRLHVCYELLSMTYRRRVRLETAIPAGGSLPSVTGVYPTADWQEREAYDMFGVIFTGHPNLTRILMPDDWEGHPQRKDYPLGGVPVEYKGAEIPPPDQRRVYQ
- a CDS encoding NuoB/complex I 20 kDa subunit family protein, which translates into the protein MGIEEKLPAGVLLTSVEKLSNWARKSSFWGATFGLACCAIEMMASGGPHYDLGRWGMEVFRASPRQADLMIVAGRVSQKMAPVVRQIYDQMPEPRSVISMGVCASSGGMFNNYAIVQGVDHIVPVDIYLPGCPPRPEMLIDAILKMREKVMAAPLGPNGRKMLEARRAEGKLPIVAPGAMPSSYRADKVRRAEWTQAVKEGREEQLRIENWMKLQPHLREGGK
- a CDS encoding NADH-quinone oxidoreductase subunit A, whose protein sequence is MTLNPYVPIVGLLILGALFALFSVSIAPIVGPKRYNRAKLEAYECGIEPAPQPIGGGRFPVKFYLTAMLFIIFDIETIFLYPWAVSFEALGLFGFVEMVLFIVTVFIAYTYVWRRGGLNWD
- a CDS encoding geranylgeranyl reductase family protein; protein product: MNDLAYTGGNVADEADVIVVGAGPGGSAAAYHMARHGLRVLLLEKTEFPREKVCGDGLTPRATRQLIRMGVDTSEKAGWLHNRGLRVIGGGVRLELDWPELASFPDYGLVRTRLDFDDLLAKRAVEAGALLRTGVNVTGPVLDADGYAIGVEAKVGPGKEPTQYRAPLIVAADGVSGKLPLAMGLAKRDDRPIGVAVRRYYHSPSRTDDDYLESWLELRSAQDRDRLLPGYGWIFGLGDGRVNVGLGILNSSSAFGKTNYRAMLTDWLNTTPADWGMRGEDNADGPILGAALPMGFNRVPHYTRGMMLVGDSGGMVNPMNGEGIAYAMESGELAAEVAVQALARPAGADRERALSAYPAELKNRFGGYYRLGGVFVKLIGNPQIMRIATRHGMPHPTLMRFVLKLLANLTDPRDGDAMDRIINGLTKVAPAV
- a CDS encoding demethylmenaquinone methyltransferase encodes the protein MTRADLDKQPHEVAEMFDGVAERYDLTNTVLSFGQDRGWRRATRAALALRPGERVLDVGAGTGVSTEELRRSGAFAVGADLSTGMLRAGRRSGRDVPLVAGDALRLPFPDETFDAVTISFALRNVVDTPAALRELARVTRPGGRLVVCEFSHPTAAAFRKVYLSYLMRSLPAVARGVSSNPEAYVYLAESIRAWPDQRGLADRIAAAGPWSRVGWRNLTGGIVALHRATKS
- the mqnC gene encoding cyclic dehypoxanthinyl futalosine synthase, yielding MTANQEIDSILQRGADGGRITPEEALLLYTDAPFHALGEAADAVRRRRHPDGIVTYLIDRNINYTNVCVTACKFCAFYRAPKHAEGWSHPMEEILHRCAEAVDLGATQVMLQGGHHPDYGVEYYENLFSSVKQAYPQLMIHSIGPSEILHMAKVSGVSIEEAVLRIKAAGLDSIAGAGAEMLPDRPRKAIAPLKESGARWLEVMAVAHRNGLSSTATMMMGTGETNAERIEHIRMIREVQDLAVANGYVDSAVEAEGSVGGFRAFIPWTYQPENNHLKGRTQATTLEYLRFIAVSRLFFDNVAHLQASWLTTGKDVGQLALHLGVDDLGSIMLEENVISSAGARHRSNLHELIWMIRTAGRIPAQRDTLYRHLAVHATEADDPTDERVVSHFSSIALPGGGATRTQLPLVDAS
- a CDS encoding DEAD/DEAH box helicase, which gives rise to MLVVHGVWIAGEAAPGRLALWAEDPALPLTTSSRARRRPHPFAVPAEALIAALTGSSDELRDALAKAAGAAVTLHLPGTAKGPLPSPETGSEVPGRGARLGTWETPALVLPAESALAALGALAEPDPEGPWSAAASLRYLCVLAGHACDLARRGRMLPQLVTESGVPAARWRPVLTGADAASYRDFATAMPPVCRAASTGGAADQEASGGAGVGRTLRDAVEVLVDAAARALLPERLMVGMRPGPKAPLPDRWIAALTAADPALPQSRPADVAALATPLLGWLRAAHEANGPIRVSFRLAEPPVGEDDWALDFALQSADDPSLYLPAADLWSGTRMPGLPARPDETLLAGLGRAVRLFPALHEALLQAQPEGMSLSTGEAHEFLRTSAPLLQAAGFGVQLPAWAGRKAVGLKLTTRTRAKTPSGKAAADSGFGLDQLVDFRIDLVIGEGTVSAEELAELARLKVPLVRVRGQWVELDDRQLKAALKAVGRRREGELTAAEVLQQVVDGGEEDLPLVEVDADGALGDLISGQAAERLTPVPTPAGFQGTLRPYQERGLSWLHFLARLGLGGILADDMGLGKTAQTLSLLLAERSDPGAAVAPTLLVCPMSLVSNWQKEAARFAPALRVHVHHGGARKREDDFREAVAASDLVITTYGTALRDLDALREVHWGRIACDEAQAIKNSGTRQAQAVRAIPARTRLALTGTPVENHLAELWSIMEFCNPGLLGPAKRFRRRFQEPIEVRGDADATAALKRATGPFVLRRLKTDKSIISDLPEKNEMKVWCTLTAEQATLYQAVVEDMMAVIDNSEGIQRRGNVIAAMTKLKQVCNHPAHLLKDGSRLPGRSGKLARLEELTEEIIEDGDKALIFTQYAEFGTMLQPYLAAHLDRPVLWLHGGLNKARRDELVDRFQNDTEPLLFLLSLKAAGTGLNLTAANHVIHVDRWWNPAVEDQATDRAFRIGQSRNVQVRKFICTGTLEEKIDAMIERKKALASAAVGTGEDWVTDLDTDQLRELFSLDTAAVS
- a CDS encoding SWIM zinc finger family protein, whose translation is MPVDPDGRWFETSGPIRVDGGIAVRAKRGKIGEQWWSRRFVDILERTCDGGRLARGRAYARKGQVVDFELTPGRVAGRVQGSRPEPYRVTIGIPAFDEPQWTRILAALGSQALYRAALLAGDMPHELVDLFDELGLPLFPARLDMDCSCPDWGKPCKHASAVLYVLAEAFDDDPFLVLAWRGRDRAELLAALRGLPEPVETLDPLSVEEAPLESRLGDFYTPAISLGRLRERPGRVSVPPELLLRVLDSPQVRVRHIPLVDVLRPAYRDLAAGS